The Deltaproteobacteria bacterium genomic interval GCCATGGATTTTTCGACCCGGTCCATCCCGGAGAATGTCCGTTTTCCGTTGCGTGACAACTGGGTGGGGCTGCTGGCCGCCGTTGTCGGAGCCGTGCTTCTCTGGGGCTGGGGGGGGCGCGTGGCCGATCTCGTGGCCGGAAGTTCCGCCGGCAGGGGGTTGCGTTGGTCGGCCATCTTTGCCGTTGTCTGTGGCGGGGCCGTGGCATGGCCGTTTGTGTATCAATGCGTCGGCTCGGATCTGAGTTTCGCGTCCATCTTCGCGGGCGGTTTTTTTCTGCTTGGCGGATTGATCGGCATGTGGCTGTTTGGCCGGCAGACGGCCATGTTGCGCCGGTTGGTCGCGGGCGGACATCTCGCGTGTTTCAGCTATGCTCCGGAGGAATGGACCCGGTTCGTGGAGTGGAATTTTGGCCAGGAGACAGGGGAAAAGAAAGCACTGTGGTGGTTTATTTTCGTTATCACCCTCGTGATCGGTCTAGGGTTCATGGCCGTCATGCGCGACGCGGCCTCGGTCTGGGTTTTCGCCGGGCTCATGGGACTCATGGCCGTGCTCCGGGTTCTGGCCGTGGTCCTGCCCCGGCGCGGCCGACGGCGGCATCTCCGGGGGCCGGGGCTGGTCTATGTCGGCCAGGATGGGCTTTATCTCAACGGAACTGTGCATAACTGGAATTCCTGGGGGGCGCGTTTGGACAAGGCGACCTTTAGACGCGATCCCGTGCCGCATCTCGAAGTGGTCTATTCCTATTTGATGGTCGCCGGCCGGACGTTGTTTTTTTATCGCAATTTCGTGCGGGTACGCGTTCCGGTACCTTTCGGCCAGGAAGAGACGGGGCTGCGGGTCGCCACGGAGCTCGGGCGTGTCGCGGCCGGGAAGGCCCGTCCAGAATAGACCTTGCCAAAGGAAAAGGCGGACCTTACAAACCAACGTCCCGTGAAAACGACGAAGAGGAGGGCCCATGACGGACAGCGCCTTGCAGCTCATCATGAATCATGCCCGGGAGGGGGCGCGCCTGCGGGAAGCTTTTTTCACCGATCACGCCCAGGCCCTGGACGAGGCGGCCCGGACCATGGCCACCAGTCTGGCCAGGGGCGGAAAAATTCTGTGGTGCGGCAATGGCGGCAGCGCGGCCGATGCCCAGCATTTTTCGGCCGAGTTGGTCAATCGCTTCCTGATGGAGCGGCCCCCCCTGCCGTCCGTGGCCTTGAACACCGACACGTCCGCGCTGACGGCCATCGGCAATGACTATTCGTTCGACCAGATTTTTAGCAAGCAGGTCCAGGCCCTGGGCCGTCCTGGGGACGTGCTGGTGGCCATTTCAACCTCGGGTCGCAGCGCCAATGTCAACGAGGCCCTGCGCGCGGCCGTGGACATCGGATTGACCACCATCGGCCTGAGCGGTGGCAACGGCGGCACCATGATCGACCATTGTCACCATGTCCTGATCGTTCCGGACAAGCGCACGCCGCTTGTCCAGGAAGTCCACGCGGCCATCGGCCATCTTCTGTGCTGGCTGGTGGATCACTATTTGTTTGAAGCCGTGGCGGAACTGAATTTGGGTTCCACCAGGGCATAAGGAGGAAACATGCCTATTTTCGAGTATGTCTGTAACGTGTGTCACAAGGAATTCGAGGAAGTCATCCTCGGCGACGAGCAACCGATCTGCCCGGCTTGCGGCGCCTCGGACACGACCAAGCTCATTTCCAAGGGCGTGTTCCGCACCGGCGGGCCCATTGTCGCGGGATCACCCAGCGCCAACGCCATCACCACCCGCGGCAAGAGCCCCTGCGCGGGCTGCTCCGGCGGCAATTGCTCCAGCTGCGGCTGATTCGAGGATAGTCATCAATGTTGCATACCATTTGCATCGCCACGCGGGGCAGCAAGCTGGCCCTATGGCAGGCACACCATATCTCCGACCTGCTGCGGGCCCAGTATCCGGGCTTGGTCGTCGAACTGAAGATCATCAAGACCCAGGGCGATAAAATCCTGGATGTTCCCCTGGCCAAGATTGGGGGCAAGGGCCTGTTCGTGAAGGAGATCGAGGAAGCCCTGTTGCTTCGGGAGGCGGATATCGCCGTGCATTCCATGAAGGACGTGCCGGCGGAACTGCCCACGGGCCTCAAATTGGGGATCATTCCCGAGCGCGAGGTGCCCACGGACTGCTTTTTGAGCGTCCATCATGCCTCTGTCGCGTCCTTGCCCGCCGGCGCACGG includes:
- a CDS encoding SIS domain-containing protein; the protein is MTDSALQLIMNHAREGARLREAFFTDHAQALDEAARTMATSLARGGKILWCGNGGSAADAQHFSAELVNRFLMERPPLPSVALNTDTSALTAIGNDYSFDQIFSKQVQALGRPGDVLVAISTSGRSANVNEALRAAVDIGLTTIGLSGGNGGTMIDHCHHVLIVPDKRTPLVQEVHAAIGHLLCWLVDHYLFEAVAELNLGSTRA
- a CDS encoding zinc ribbon domain-containing protein; the protein is MPIFEYVCNVCHKEFEEVILGDEQPICPACGASDTTKLISKGVFRTGGPIVAGSPSANAITTRGKSPCAGCSGGNCSSCG